TGGGTGGGCGGAGCTCTTGGGGCGGGAAAACAACCATCCTGTGGGTAAGCCTCAGCATCCCGCAGGCCCGGGCGAGCCCTGGCTCAGCCAGCGTGCACCGCGTGACCTCAGCCAAGCAACTCAGCTCTTCCAGCCTCTTCCGTACAATGGGGACAGCGCCTGCCTTATGGGACAgtcgtgaagattaaatgagcaaCTCCGTGTGCCCAGTGGATGCCCGCGCACAGGGCCGGTCACCGCCCGGCTGTGCCCTCGCCTGCCAGCTCCTCCCCACAGCCTCCGGGTGGGCAGCTTTCATGGACGCCACTTCACTCCAGGTGAAGGTGATAAGTATCGTTTCCTACCCTTTCTGGGGGGGGGCGCAGAACAAGCACTGGACCCAGAGTCGGATGCCTCTACTCTCGGAGAGGCCGTTCACCCCCTGCCCAGGACCCAGGAGGAGGAAACAGCCGGTGTCTGAACGCGGGGTTCATGTAAACCCTAGGCCGGCCGGCACGGCAGCTTGCCCACTCAGCCTCTCAAAAGCCAAAACCGTGGTCTGAGCTTGGGGGCTACCCCAGGTTGGGCCCAGCTGCCTGCAGGGGGACGTGCCAGGACAGGATGGCCATGCCATGAAGCCCCTTGGAAGCaaaacctgaggcctggggaggggcaggctggTCCCCAGATCCCGCAGACCCCCTGTGCAGCGGGGGAGTGAGGTTCGGGAGGGGGACGggacgggaggggaggggaggggaggggtgcaggCCCCCGCCCAGAGGCTAAGCCACTGAAACCAGTAACTGCAGTTCGTGACACACCAGGCACATGTGGAGGCCGCCTCCTCAGAACACCCCGATGGCGTCAGCATGACTTTATTTTATACAGGTGAGGGATAAGAGCTCAGAAAAGCCGAGTAACTTGCCCGAGGGCACACAGCTCAAGAGAAGCTGGACGGGCTTTGAGCTCAGCAACCCAGCTGGGGCACAAGCTGGCGGTCATGGTGCCTCACTgctcggggtggggggcagggatgggCTCCTTCCCACGCCGGGGACTGATGgggaccccacccccagcaggtgGGAGGCCAGGGATGAGTCTTCTCCCACCCTTCCCGGGCCTAGCCTGAGAAACGCCTGGGAATGCTCCTTCTGGAGCCGAGCTGGGGTGGGAGCTACAGAATGGGGGCTGGGGGTCGGTCTGGAACATTCATTGCCTCTGGATGGCAGTTTCCTTCTGGTCAGCACTGAGCCTCCTAGGGCTCTGGGGCAAAGGTGTGATGGGGCAGGAGTGGCCCCCACACTGGGCCCAAGTGTCCCACCCACAGTGGCCCTTGATGGCTAAACAGTGACAGTGGGCTCCTCTGGTGACGGCCTCACGCCACCCCGCCTGCACCGAAGCCCCCAAACCCTTGAGACAGGCATTTTAGATGTGGAGAAACGGAGGTACGGAGAGGCCTCGGGCCCTTCCGACCCCAGCACCCACGTTCTGAGGTGTTCCCCTGGGTGGGTGATGGGGGGCCTGGGAGTTTGCGGGGAGAGGTAGCCTCTGGGCAGACTAGGAAACTGAGGTCCCTGGAGGTGGGCACAGCACGGCTCAGGGCAGGAAGGTGCGTAGGGGCCCCCAGAAAGGGACACGGAAGGAAGAGGGGAGCCCCCGAGGGCCTGCGCAGAAGTTCTGTTCGTGCAGAGAGCAGGGTGCTGATGGGGGTGAAGGCAGGGGTCCGGCCGTCCCCGCAGCCCCACCCTGCTGACGCGCTTCCGCGCCCCGAGGCTCCCGGAGGACGGTGACTTGCTGGGGTCACGGAATTGGCTcttggggcagagctgggattggaaccggggtctgcctgactccaaggCTGCACGCTACCACCGAGCTCCGAGGCAGAAAGGGCctcggcgggcgggcgggcgggcgggcgggcggcccaCGGAGGTCTGGGCTTGTCAGTGGGTAGGGGCTGAACCATGACCTGGGAAGCCCCAGACCCCACCCGTCTTTTCAGGGTGTCCTTCAGGTGCGGGTGCTGCTTTAACGAGCCCCTCTGAGGCTTGCCAGGCTGCCAGCCCCCGCCTGGCCTGGGACCACCTCTCTGGCAGGGCGGCCGGTGACCACCCCTGTTCTGACCTTCCCAGGGATGCTCCCAGGGTGGGAGGCCGCTGGACCATTTTTGGAGGATGGCACAGCGGGCAGAGATGGGGCGACTGGGCCAATTTCCAGCTCCGTTATGTAACAGCCGCGTGACGCCAGGAAACCACAAGGCCACTCGGACCCCCGGCTTCCTCCACAGGCCAATAGGAGGTTGGTGCAGTGAGGTGAGACCAAAGCGCCTGGAACAGGTGACCTGGTAAAGAGGGGGTTGGCCCCCTGCGCTCGGACAAGGTGCAGAAGCAGTGCAGCCCGGCAGAGCGGGCCGGGGACACTTTCGGGAGGCCGCAGGTGGCCGCCAGCTGGCCTGGTGATCTGAGCGTTTGGTATTATCTTTTAATGGCGGGAGACACCTGAACCTATTTCAGAGCCCCTGGGAAGGAGGCAGTGATGAGGGAGAGAAGCAGACacacaggagggaggggaggagactgGAGGCGGTAAGGGTGAGGGCTCCAGGTCTTGGGGCTGCTGTCAGGCTGGAGGACCCGGCATGGAGAGGGTCAGGCACCGGAAACAGGGAGGTGTGGGCAGCCCAGTGGCACCCCCCAGCCCAGCACAGGGCTGCTCCgcgtggcgggggcgggggggggggttacCCAGAGGGAACAGGTGGGACGGGCACAGGGCGGTGGGCAGGAGCACGGGCCGCAGGAGAGAGTGCTGAGTCCCACTCCACCCCCGGGCAGCAGGGAGTGAGGGGATTGGGGGGTCCCCGCGGTGATCGGAGTAATGGTCACGCTGCTGAGACAACATGCTAGTGTCATCCGGCTGGCCGCCGCTGTCACTGGCCCCAGGAGATAGTCACGGAGCACGTGGACGGGCCAGGCACGGCTGTAATAACTTTATGGGCGTGAACACACATAATCCTCAGGGCCCCTCCACAGGGGACTATCATGCCCACTTTAGAGATAAgaaaacggaggcacagagaggttaggttatATTCTTGGAGACACACAGCGAGGGGCAGCGCTGGGACCTAAACCAAGCCCTCGGCGACTGCAGTTCCTCAGGGGACGTTTTGGGGCCTCGCAGGAGAGGTTTCTGGACCGCCCTGCCCCGAAGGGCTCACGATCCAGCCAGCTGTTGCTGGAGAGGCTCTTCCCCCGCAGGCCCTGCTGCACCTCAGAGGCCACGGAGGCAGCCCCCGGATGTGCAGTTCTGGGGCCTGAAGCATCTCAGCGGATGAGGTGAGCAGGGGGTGCTGGGGGGCTTGGGTGGGGCGTGCTGCAGCCGGAAGCGGCCGAGGGCGTGTGTGGCGGGTGCGGGGGCCGAGCAGGCAGTAAGGGCCACAGTGGGAGgtctggggcgggggtgggcgggtgcGTCCTGCCTCAGCCCGGAGAATGCCTCCGCGCTCCGGCTGAGCTCCCCACGTATTCACTTGTGATTGTGGTATGTTTGGGCCAGACTGTAGCATTAGAGAAATGGCCTGCCTGCCTGCAGAACCCGAGGTCCCCACCCGGCTGGGCTGGCCTCTTACCATGTCCACGGCCACCTTCATGGCCTCCTGCAGCCCAAAGAGCTTCCCGGCCACCAGGTAGACCCCGCCCGTCCACACGGCACAGGCCTCGTGCACCCAGTGCTCCTGCGTGTCCCCGCCAGGCTCTGCCGGCGGCTCCTTGCTGCACTCGTGCTTGCGGCTCCTGTCAGCTGGGGCTGTCTCTTCACCACCTTCCCCCCGACCGTCACAGCAGTAGCAACTCTGCAGCCGCCGGGACAGGCCCCGGGCGCTGGTGCGCAGGGAGCCCTGCTTGGCCGGATCGGCTGGGCCGTCAGGCCTGGGGGGCTtcccggtggtggtggtggtggcggcggcggcggcagctggGCACTCGAGGCCTTTGAGTGTCCTCTCAAGAGGCAGCGAGGCCTCCTCGCAGGTGCCCTCTGGCCGCACCTTCTCCTTGAGTTTTGGCTTCTTTTTGGGGAGGCAGTGTCCGGGGTAGTAGGGCCCACAGAGGTCCCCGAGGTCCTTGAAGTTGGCCGGGTTTTGGCAGAGGCAGCAAACAAGGCAAGAGGTACTCAGGGCCTTGGAGACCACGGGCCCCAGATGCATGGtggaggagaggggcagggagggccgAGGCTGCAGGATGGAGCCTCCAGGGAGCGTGGCGAGGGAGGCCCCGGCCGCGTCCAAGGAGAAggagcaagaggatgaagaggaggaggaaggcttCCTGTGGGGCTTGGGCTCCTCTCCGGGGGAGTTGACAACAGTGCATACAGTGGTGAACGCATCCCGCTTCTCCACCCGCACGAAGGGCGAGAAGGCGGGGGTGCGGCTGTCTGCTCGCAGCCGCTTGCAGGAGGAAATGTATTTGAGGCGGATTTCAGGCTCTGCGGGATCCAGGGGCAGcacctgctgctgccgccgccgcttgGCACGCCCCTTACAGGGTGAGGTGGTGGCGTTCTTGGCCCGGCCCCGCGTCAGGCGCTTCCGCTTGGAATAGCTGCTGTAGTTGGCGTGGCCAGGCTGCTTCTGTGCCCTCACCTGGGGCTGGCAGGGCCGGCCCTCAGGGGGCTGGGAGGCCAGCCCCAGCTCCTCCGTCTTTGGCTTCTTGCCGCCTCCGCCAGAGCTGTCCTCGCTGCCCCCCTGCATGCTGCTGGCCGTCAGGAGCAGAGCTGGGCCGAGATGAGGCCTCTTCTCCAGGGAGCCTTTGGGGAGTCCGAGGGCTCCAACCCTGCCTTTCCGGCTTCTCTTCTTAGGTGCCAGGGCAGTGCCCCCAGGCAGTAGGCCCTCTGGGGACGTGAAGGCCTCAGTTTTGAAACCGTCGGTTGAGGACAGTTTCTTACTGTTCACGAGTTTGCCTTTTAAGGATCTGTTGGTTGGATTTCTGCATAACGGATCAGCCCCCAAAGCTGCTGAGAACTTCTGCCCAGTGCTCACGTTCAAGAGAccttcttctgcccccagtgggctGCCCCCTGCGCTCTTGAGCCCACGGTCCTTCTCGGGGAGGGATGGGCTCACAGGATTCCCGGGAGGGGCCCCTGGTGCTCTGCACGCGAACTTTTTCAGGCTGGGTGAGGTGATCTTCTGCACGATGGCCTCCAGCTTCAGGCCCCGGCCTTTCCGGGGGGGCAGCACCTTGGTCTTCATGGCCCCCTGGACGGACGCCCGTGAGGCCAGCTTCAGGCTGGCGTCAGGGGTCTCGGGGGGCGGCGGCTTTGCCGTGGGCTCACTGTTGCCCTTGGTGGGCTTGGCCTTCTTGGGAGACGTCATCCTCTTGAAGAGGGTGGGAGAGCCCTCGGCCCCCTCCTCCTTCGTGTCCCCGCCGGTGCTGCCGCTGCGTAAGACCAGGTTGCGCTTCTTGGTGGGGACAGGTGCCATGAAGGCCGACTTCCTCTTGAGGGCGTGGAGGGGCCGATCGGAGAGCTTGCCGCCTGCACCAGGCTTGGGGACCCTCGCCCGTTGGCCCGCCCTGCCCTCCTTCTGGGGGCTACCGGCGACCTTGAACGTGGCGGGCAGGTGGTTGTTGGCGAGGAGCTTCTTGGTGGCGCGGCAGTTGGGGAGCCGGCTCTCCGAGGCCCGCCGCCGCTTGCAGTGGAAGGCCTCCTGGGTCCTGGTGCGGGACCGGAGGATCATCGAGCGCTGGTCTTTGCCTGGTGCATCCGGCGAGTCTGTCTCCTTGGTCTTGGAGCCCATGGGGCTACTGTCGGAGGCCACGGGCAGGGCGGCCGGGTTGCTGGGGCTGGATGCGGCCTTGGGGGAGGGCTTCCCCACCCGCTTGCCCGACTTGAAGGCAGCTCGCTGCTTGCCTCCCAGCTTGTctgggggggcaggggtggtgggcaGGCCCGGGGGTCCGGGCGTGCGGGGCTCGCTCAGGGCCGTGAAGGAGCGGGTGCACATCCTGGGGAGCCCTTCCGAGGTCCCCCGGCCTGGGGCCCCCGCCCCTTCCATCTGTCCCTGGGGGGGCCCCGTGCACGACTCAGGGAGCAGCAGGTCTTTGGGCAGCGCCGGGGCCCTGCACGGGGAGTCCTCGGCCTCGGGCAGCCCCCGGTGCACCCGCCGGCTCCGTAAGCTTTTGCCGCGAGGCACAGGCTCCTTCTTGGCGATGGGCGCCTCGGGCACAGCGGGCTTGTTCGGCTTCTGGGTCAGGGAGGCTTCCGGCGCCAGGGCGGTGGGATCCCCCGGAGCCAGCGCCCCCTCGGGCCCCTCCTCCCCTGGCTTCATGTGGGAGAGGGAGGACTCGAACCAGCTCTGGACCTTGGACTCGGTGCCCACGGTGGGGCCCAGCAGGATGACGGCCTCGCCAGAGAGGGCGCATGGGGAGCCCCAGCCGGCCTTGGGGTCCAGCACcgcctccacctcctccttgccacACAGCAGCGGGGCCTTGGGTGACAGTGGCTCCTGCACGCCCGGCCTCTGCTCGGGGCTGCCCAGGAGCTCGCACAGAGACGAGTACTCCTCCGCCTCCAAGTCCTCCTTCCTGCCGGCGGGCGGCAGCAGCGGGAGGTCCCCGAAGTCGGCAGCGGAGCAGCAGTGCCGGCTGTCCTCCAGCCACCGGTCGGCCTTGCCCACCTCGGGACACTGCAGCAGCCCGCCCGCCTCCTCCTTCACCCcgcccccctcctcctgctgggagTCCCGGGGCACCACGGCCTTCTCCCCCGAGGGCTGCTCctcctggaagcccaggcaggccGAAGCCTCGCGGGCATCCTCCTGGCCGACACTGTCGGCGGCCTTCCCGCCCTGCTCCAGACCCTTGGCGAGCTCGCTGGGGTGCAGCCCCCACCGGGGACAGGCGTCCCCCAGGTTCTCCTCGGGCCAGGCGAAGGGGTTGGCGCCGTCCGCCGAGCTGGCGGTGGTCGTGTCTGGGAAGCAGTCGAAAGCTGCCGTGGCGGGGTCCGAGGCGGCGGCCCCCAGGGTGGGCTTGGCGCCAAAGGAGAGGGGACCAGTTGTCTTCTTGGGGTCAGGGGTGGCGAAGCCCACGGAGGGATCTTCGAACAGCCCCGGGCCAAAGTCCTTGGTGCCGCTGCCCTTTTCCAGCTGCAGGGCCTCGGGCAGGGCCTCCTGCTCCCCCGGCCGTGGCCACGCACCCTTGGCCACGGGGTCCAAGCAGGCGCTGTGGTTCTCCAGCGAGAAGGGTGGCTTGCTGGTGTCCTTGGCCAGGCCGGGCGCCTCGGCCCAGACCTTGTCGGCCTTCTCGCCGATtgcctcctgcagccccaggaTCTCGGAGGCCAGGTCCTCCTGCGCCAGGGCGCTCAGCAGCAGACGCGGGCAGTCCCGCTCGCTGGCCATGAGCTTGGAGAAGCTGTCCAGCGGCAGGCCGCCATGCAGGCTCTGGAAGGAGTCGTCGGACTTGGTAGACATGTCGTCGGGTGAAGTCACGGAGCAGGTGGACACGGACTCGGGCTTGGCCTTGGAGCCGCCGTGGACCCTGGCGGGGCTGCCGCGGGCCTGGCTGCAGTAGAGGAAGCCGCGCTCCAGCGGGTCCTCGGAGCCGCTCAGGTAGTCGGCCTCAGGCGGCTCGGCGTGCGTGGACTGGGGTGTGCTGCTCAGCGGCTCCGACAGCGGCGTGCCTGCCGGCTCGGCTGAGTAGCCACTGCCCTCGGGGCTGCAGTGCTGGCTTTTGTGCTGCTCTGGGGTCCGGGCCGCCAGGCTCTTGACGCCCTTCTTCTGGGGCACGGCCGCCTTGGAGAGCAGCAGCTGCTGCACGGTGTTGGAGATGTTCTCCACCTGCGAGGTCAGCGCCGTGAGGCTGTGCAGGCTGAGGTCCGACAGCAGGCTCTCGGGAAGCTTGTCCTTCTGCAGGGCCTTGCAGTTGGCGGCCTGGGCGTCCACGGAGCCGGCGGCGTCCGTCGGGGAGGGGTTGAGCAGGGGCATGAAGTGGCTGTGGTCCGCGAGACCGGCGGGGAAGGCTCCAGGGCCGAGCGGCTGCTGGTTGTAGGGAAAGTTCTCCAGGTTGGGCATCAGCGGCGACGGGGTGGAGCTGTAGGAAGGGGAGCGGCCCACGGAGCGAGCGGGCGAGTGGCTGGAGCCGGGGCTGAAGGTCTGGTAGTATTGCTCCGGGGTCCTGACGGCCGCGTCCGGCTGGCAGTAGCCTGGGCCTTGCTGCCCGTAGTGTTGGTACTTGGTGAGGTTTTGGTAGTGGAGGGCTTCCTGGGCGTGGTGGCGGCTCTGGAGggcttgctgctgctgcttctgtggCTCGTAGCTGAGGCGCCCAGGCTGGTAGGTGTGAAGGCTTGGGACCCGCTGGCCCGGGGCCAGGCCGGCGTTGGCGGTCAGCGGCCTGTCGTGGGGCTGGGTGGACGGGGCCGTGCAGCTCTTGTAGGAGTGGGCCCCCTGCCCGCCGCCCTGGCCGGGGGAGGAGTAGGTGGAGGAGAcggggaaggactgggagtgctGGGGGAAGTGGCTGCCCGGGGGGAAGGGCAGGGCCGAGGCGAGGTCGTTCTGGGGCTTCTGCCTTTGGAGCTTGGGGTACGCCAGGGGCTGCGGGGGCTGCGGCAGCTGCTGCTGGACGTGGAGGGTGTGAGTCCGAAAGGGCAGCTGGGCGCCCTGCTCTGGGTACTGCCGGGCGGGGGGCGCTGCTGTCTTTTTCATCAGGTTCTCGTCATATTTGCCCACCGCCCCTGGCAGgggctgcggctgcggctgcgggGGTGGCGGCTGCGGTGCCCCCCAGGCCTGCAGGCCCTCCTCCCCCGAGTAGCGGCCGGGGTAGGGGCTGCCGTCCTGGACGGCGTAGCCCGCGAAGGACGGCCTCCCCTGCGGGGCCTGCGGAGAGGACAGGCCTTTGCTGGCGCGCGCCGTGGCGGGCGTGCCGGTGCCGCCCTCGTAGCTGGGGAAGGGCTGCGGGCCGTAATAGTCCTTGGTCAGCAGACGCTGCCGGTCGCAGCTCAGCCCAGCCTGACTCGGCTGCCGGTAATTCTCCAGGCGAGATGTCTCCTGTGAGGTCTGCTGGTAGGTCTGCTGTTTGCCATGGAAACCACACCTTTCTCGAAAAGACTGCATGACTCGGGCTGGTTATCTGTGAAAAGAGAAAGggcgagagggagggagggagggagggagggcggggcggggaggggaggggcagagggagagcgATTCAGACGAGCCATTTCCTCTCCCTCGGAGAGGCggcccccctccctgccctgcccgctCCCGCAGCCTCCCCACCAGCTGTGCACATATTGACAACTTCTGTGTCAGGGACGTGTGCTCTGTAATTCCCGCTCCGACAGGGATGGGTACAGGGAGGCCACCGAGGAGGGAGGTGCGACCCGGCTGCCCGGCGCCAGGTCACTGGGGAGCTGCCCCCCTCCACCGGCcggctcccccctccctcccccacagccCTTCCCTGccatttcaaaatcatttttagCAGGGCAATTCCCGCTCCCCTGGTCCCCTGGGGCTGCTGGATCCCGTAAGCTAGCCCCAGCGCAGCAGTGTTCAGGCGTGACCCAGCGTGCGGGGGGCTGGGGACAGCTTGCCCCTGCCCCAGAAGCCACTCACCAAGGCCTGGCgcgccgcgcgcgcgcgcgcgcacacacacacacacacacaaacacacctccTCCATCACTGCCATGCCATCTGGAATCTGTCTGTTCCTTCCAGCAGACGCTGATTAGGGGCTGCCGAGCCACTGTAGGCATAAAATGTCCCCTCCTCGACTCCCAGGAACGCAGGAACGCAGGACGGCGGCACCTGCCTCCTATTTTTGATATCGTAGGTGCATAAACAGATTACGTGGCCCAGAGAGAGGCAGTGCATGCTGATGGGGGACAGGGCTGCGGTCCCTCCACGTGAGAGGCAGCCCTGGGCCTcctgggtgggcggggcctgCACGGGGTCAGGGCCAGGCCGAGAGCCCATCTGTTTATGATTTTAGGGGCCGGCGCGCACAGGGTCCGACCTGCCCCAAAGCAGGATCGGGGGTCAGGAAATGAccctggagtgggggtgggggggccttcAGGGCAGAACAACTGGATTCACGTAACAGGCCGGCTGCAGCGTCCGGGCTAAtggtccccctgcccctccccctcccgccccccccccccaagaccctcggaggagggaggaaggagcaaGGATGCCCCAGGCTCAGGAGTCCTCACGCGAGGGCTGGTGGCAGCCTGCGTCCCCGGGCACGAGGTTTACGCACACCACGCTCGCCTGCACAGCCCAGGCCCCCAGGAGGGCACAGGGG
This is a stretch of genomic DNA from Eschrichtius robustus isolate mEscRob2 chromosome 20, mEscRob2.pri, whole genome shotgun sequence. It encodes these proteins:
- the RAI1 gene encoding retinoic acid-induced protein 1, which translates into the protein MQSFRERCGFHGKQQTYQQTSQETSRLENYRQPSQAGLSCDRQRLLTKDYYGPQPFPSYEGGTGTPATARASKGLSSPQAPQGRPSFAGYAVQDGSPYPGRYSGEEGLQAWGAPQPPPPQPQPQPLPGAVGKYDENLMKKTAAPPARQYPEQGAQLPFRTHTLHVQQQLPQPPQPLAYPKLQRQKPQNDLASALPFPPGSHFPQHSQSFPVSSTYSSPGQGGGQGAHSYKSCTAPSTQPHDRPLTANAGLAPGQRVPSLHTYQPGRLSYEPQKQQQQALQSRHHAQEALHYQNLTKYQHYGQQGPGYCQPDAAVRTPEQYYQTFSPGSSHSPARSVGRSPSYSSTPSPLMPNLENFPYNQQPLGPGAFPAGLADHSHFMPLLNPSPTDAAGSVDAQAANCKALQKDKLPESLLSDLSLHSLTALTSQVENISNTVQQLLLSKAAVPQKKGVKSLAARTPEQHKSQHCSPEGSGYSAEPAGTPLSEPLSSTPQSTHAEPPEADYLSGSEDPLERGFLYCSQARGSPARVHGGSKAKPESVSTCSVTSPDDMSTKSDDSFQSLHGGLPLDSFSKLMASERDCPRLLLSALAQEDLASEILGLQEAIGEKADKVWAEAPGLAKDTSKPPFSLENHSACLDPVAKGAWPRPGEQEALPEALQLEKGSGTKDFGPGLFEDPSVGFATPDPKKTTGPLSFGAKPTLGAAASDPATAAFDCFPDTTTASSADGANPFAWPEENLGDACPRWGLHPSELAKGLEQGGKAADSVGQEDAREASACLGFQEEQPSGEKAVVPRDSQQEEGGGVKEEAGGLLQCPEVGKADRWLEDSRHCCSAADFGDLPLLPPAGRKEDLEAEEYSSLCELLGSPEQRPGVQEPLSPKAPLLCGKEEVEAVLDPKAGWGSPCALSGEAVILLGPTVGTESKVQSWFESSLSHMKPGEEGPEGALAPGDPTALAPEASLTQKPNKPAVPEAPIAKKEPVPRGKSLRSRRVHRGLPEAEDSPCRAPALPKDLLLPESCTGPPQGQMEGAGAPGRGTSEGLPRMCTRSFTALSEPRTPGPPGLPTTPAPPDKLGGKQRAAFKSGKRVGKPSPKAASSPSNPAALPVASDSSPMGSKTKETDSPDAPGKDQRSMILRSRTRTQEAFHCKRRRASESRLPNCRATKKLLANNHLPATFKVAGSPQKEGRAGQRARVPKPGAGGKLSDRPLHALKRKSAFMAPVPTKKRNLVLRSGSTGGDTKEEGAEGSPTLFKRMTSPKKAKPTKGNSEPTAKPPPPETPDASLKLASRASVQGAMKTKVLPPRKGRGLKLEAIVQKITSPSLKKFACRAPGAPPGNPVSPSLPEKDRGLKSAGGSPLGAEEGLLNVSTGQKFSAALGADPLCRNPTNRSLKGKLVNSKKLSSTDGFKTEAFTSPEGLLPGGTALAPKKRSRKGRVGALGLPKGSLEKRPHLGPALLLTASSMQGGSEDSSGGGGKKPKTEELGLASQPPEGRPCQPQVRAQKQPGHANYSSYSKRKRLTRGRAKNATTSPCKGRAKRRRQQQVLPLDPAEPEIRLKYISSCKRLRADSRTPAFSPFVRVEKRDAFTTVCTVVNSPGEEPKPHRKPSSSSSSSCSFSLDAAGASLATLPGGSILQPRPSLPLSSTMHLGPVVSKALSTSCLVCCLCQNPANFKDLGDLCGPYYPGHCLPKKKPKLKEKVRPEGTCEEASLPLERTLKGLECPAAAAAATTTTTGKPPRPDGPADPAKQGSLRTSARGLSRRLQSCYCCDGRGEGGEETAPADRSRKHECSKEPPAEPGGDTQEHWVHEACAVWTGGVYLVAGKLFGLQEAMKVAVDMTCSSCQEAGATIGCCHKGCIHTYHYPCASDAGCVFIEENFSLKCPKHKMLPL